One Thermomonas paludicola genomic window, GCAGCCACTTCTTCCTGTGCGCGCTGCACGTTTTCCTGCATCTTCTGCGCCTGCTGCATCAGCTGGGCAATGTTTCCACGCATGTCGTTGCTTCCATTGTTGCGGTGCTGCAAAGGTTGATGGAACCCGGGTAATCAGGGTGCGTCGAGCGGACGGATGGACTCCGGCACGATCTGCGCACCGTGTGACTGCACCAGGCGCTGGATGCCGGGATCGGTGACGAAACCGCTTTCGGCCTCGCTCTGGCGAACATCGCGATTGCGCGCGTTGCGCGCATTGGCGGTCTCGCTGCGCGGCTGGCCGGCTTCGAAGCGAATCTGCACATCCCCTCCCAGCTGCCGCCCCACCGCATCGCAAAGCTGCAGTACCAGGCTTGGCGAGCGCAAGTGCTCCTGTTCCGGCGCCAGCGCCAGCCGCAGCACGCCGTCGGTGTGTGCCACGAACGCGGCGTTTTCCGCCAGCAACTTTGGGGCGCCACGCAGCCCACAGCGCGCCACCAGCTCCAGCCAGTGTTCGCTATCGGTGACCAGCAGCGCGCTGCCCACAAAGGCGTTGGCGTTGGGCGCCGGCACTGCATCCACCACGCGTGGCGTGGCGGGCGGCGACGTTTCCACGCGCGCGGGTGCCGTATCGGGCGCAGGGGCCGGCATCGGCGGCGGCACCTGCTGCGGTTCTGGCGTCGCCTCCGCCATCGTCGCACGTGCGCGGGCGGCGGCATCGGCACGCGCCTGCGAAGGCTGCGGCGCACGGTGCGCGGCAGCGGGGTGCGGACGCGGGGCAGCCTGCTGCGACGCGTCGCCGTCGGGCCGGAACGCCAGCATCCGCAACAGGGTCATCTCGAAGCCGCTGCGCGGACTTGGCGCATAGCCCAGGTCACGACGACCGTTCAGCGCCATCTGGTACCAAAGCTGGACCAGCTCGGGGCGCAGCTCCGCCGCCAGTGCATCGACGTCGATGGCATCGCTGCCGACATCCGCAGCGGGCACCAGCTGTTTGACCTGGATGCGGTGCAGCGCCTGCGAGAACGCATCCAGCACGCCGCCCCAGTCCGGTGAAAAGTCCGCCAACTGCGCGGCCTCGTCCAGCAGACGCGCGCCATCGCCAGCCGCCAGTGCCGCGAGCAGTGCCTGCACGCGACTGCGATCCACCGTGCCCAGCATCGCCGCCACCGAGATGCCGTCCAGCCCGCCGCCGCCCGCCGCCGAACCGCAATAGGCAATCGCCTGATCCAGCAGCGACAAGCCGTCGCGCAGGCTGCCATCGGCGGCGCGCGCCAACTGCGCTATCGCATCCTCATCGCAGTCAATGCCTTCCGCAATCAGGATCCTGCTGATCTGCCCGCGGATCTGCTGCTCATCCAGACGCTTGAGATTGAACTGCAAACAGCGGCTGAGCACCGTGACCAGGAGCTTTTCCGGATCGGTGGTGGCGAACAGGAACTTGACGTGTTCCGGCGGCTCTTCCAGTGTCTTCAGCAGCGCATTGAACGCCGCCTTCGACAACATGTGCACTTCGTCGATCAGGTAGACCTTGTAGCGGCCGCGCGACGGCATGTACTGCGCGTTTTCGATCAGCTCGCGGACATTGTCCACGCCGGTATTGGAGGCGGCGTCGATCTCCAGCAGGTCGATATAGCGGCCGGCGTCGATGGCCTGGCAGGTCTCGCACTCACCGCAGGGCTCGGCGGAGGTGCCGCGCTCGCAGTTCAGCGACTTGGCGAAGATGCGGGCAATGGTGGTCTTGCCCACGCCGCGGGTGCCGGTGAACAGGAAGGCGTGATGCACGCGGCCGGTTTCCAGCGCGTTGGTGAGCGCGCGCACCACGTGCTCCTGCCCGACCAATTCGGCGAAACGCTTGGGGCGCCACTTGCGGGCGAGGACGAGATAGGACATGCCCCATTCTGCCACGCCGCCGCGACTCGCCCCGGCCCTTGCCCAGGCCAAACCGGCAAGCCCTCACGACTCCCTTGTGGCACCGCCCCGCGATGGATAGAATGCGCGGTTCCGGAGAGGTGTCCGAGCGGTTGAAGGAGCACGCCTGGAAAGTGTGTAAGCGTCTAAACCGCGCTTCGGGGGTTCGAATCCCCCTCTCTCCGCCAGACATGAAAAACGCCCCCTTGCGGGGCGTTTTTCATGTCTGGCGGAGAGAGGCTGGATGAGTAGTCCCCCGCCGGGGTTCGACACATCGGCAGTCCTGCCGATGCGGACAGCCGCAGGCTGCCCGCAGGGCGAGGGCCATGGATGGCCCGAGTCTATCCCCCGGATCGCGATGCCCCGCTCGCGCTTCCGCCTACGCCGCAAACACCGGCCATCGATCCACGATTCTGCCGCCGCGCACGATCACCAGGTCGCCGAACTGCAGCAATACCCCTTCGCTGATCTGCGGGCGGAAAAAAACCTGATCGTCCACGCCAAGCCCGACGCTTGGCGCTGCGTTGACGATCTCCTGATTGGCGCTGTGCCCGAACAGTTCGTTGAACTGCAGGCCTTTTGGCGACGCGTAATCGGCAAGCCACCAGCCGCCGTAGATGAAGAAGGTTTCGCGCTGGTTCGGGTCCCACCACGACATCACGCGCGAGCGGTCATCCAGCGCCGGCAGTTCGATCGGGCCGGTCTTCTTCAGCACCGGGGTGGCGATGAATGCGGCCGGCACGTGCTCCTTCAGCGTCTCGATGTCGTAATGGGTGGGCTTGAGCAGCGCGGTGCCCACGCTGATGTCGTTGCTCACGGTTTCGTGCGCGTGCAGGGCGTAGCTGGGGCTGCCGCCGGAATTCAATGTCAGGTCGTCGCGCCATAGCGACGGGTAATCGCGCCGCGCGACATCGACGAAACCGCGATAGCGCGCCATGGCCTTGCCCAGCAATTCCTGCGCCGAGCCGAGCATCGACGGCACGCCCATGCCCACGTGCGCGTCGTAGCCCATGAATCCGCTGAATTCCAATTGCTGCGGGTGCGCCGCAATCACGTCCAGCATCGCCTTCAATTCGCGATTGCCGCGTGCGCCGCCACGGTGCAGGCCGACGTCGATCTCCAGGCTGGCGCGCATTCGCGT contains:
- a CDS encoding DSD1 family PLP-dependent enzyme yields the protein MKRRKFVAGALGLGAMALWWAKPGDHGEPYSAYFRALNAELRRNGPMQPAMVIDLDRLDANLERVTRTLRVAGKQYRIVEKSLPSPMLIEYIARRAQSNRLMSFHQPFLNHDAALFPQFDVLMGKPLPAAAAARFYRGLKGPFNPARQLQWLFDTPQRLREYAELARGLGTRMRASLEIDVGLHRGGARGNRELKAMLDVIAAHPQQLEFSGFMGYDAHVGMGVPSMLGSAQELLGKAMARYRGFVDVARRDYPSLWRDDLTLNSGGSPSYALHAHETVSNDISVGTALLKPTHYDIETLKEHVPAAFIATPVLKKTGPIELPALDDRSRVMSWWDPNQRETFFIYGGWWLADYASPKGLQFNELFGHSANQEIVNAAPSVGLGVDDQVFFRPQISEGVLLQFGDLVIVRGGRIVDRWPVFAA
- the dnaX gene encoding DNA polymerase III subunit gamma/tau, which translates into the protein MSYLVLARKWRPKRFAELVGQEHVVRALTNALETGRVHHAFLFTGTRGVGKTTIARIFAKSLNCERGTSAEPCGECETCQAIDAGRYIDLLEIDAASNTGVDNVRELIENAQYMPSRGRYKVYLIDEVHMLSKAAFNALLKTLEEPPEHVKFLFATTDPEKLLVTVLSRCLQFNLKRLDEQQIRGQISRILIAEGIDCDEDAIAQLARAADGSLRDGLSLLDQAIAYCGSAAGGGGLDGISVAAMLGTVDRSRVQALLAALAAGDGARLLDEAAQLADFSPDWGGVLDAFSQALHRIQVKQLVPAADVGSDAIDVDALAAELRPELVQLWYQMALNGRRDLGYAPSPRSGFEMTLLRMLAFRPDGDASQQAAPRPHPAAAHRAPQPSQARADAAARARATMAEATPEPQQVPPPMPAPAPDTAPARVETSPPATPRVVDAVPAPNANAFVGSALLVTDSEHWLELVARCGLRGAPKLLAENAAFVAHTDGVLRLALAPEQEHLRSPSLVLQLCDAVGRQLGGDVQIRFEAGQPRSETANARNARNRDVRQSEAESGFVTDPGIQRLVQSHGAQIVPESIRPLDAP